Part of the Falco naumanni isolate bFalNau1 chromosome 3, bFalNau1.pat, whole genome shotgun sequence genome is shown below.
acaggtACGATGGACCCATTCCTAAAGCACAGCCGCATACCCCAACCTCAGCCACCTTCAGAAACACTGGAGTTTGAGCTCCTTCCTGCCAGGCAGGACTGCAGAATTTTGAGTCATCTTCACAGACAgctgaggctgcagggagaactgcactgcagcaccagccctgcactTGCACATCACGCCAGAGACCTGCCAGGTCTGCATTTCTGCACACCACCACCCCTGTTATCCCACTTCTGTTAATATTTAGGCTGCAATCAACTTCAGTGTTAGGAACTACAGACACCTCTAAGAGGTTCTGTCggctgtttttccttctctgtcctTGCCGACACGAAGATGGCCAGAGACTTTCCACTTGTATCAGCACAGGTGCTAATGCCAGTAGCTGGCCTTTACAAACCAGCATGCTTCCCTGAACCCCTGGGAGCTGGAAATGTAATTCTGCTGAGCTGCATGTTCCTCCAAAAGCATTTCTCAGAGCTCTGTtatggaaaaaagcaaactgggAACGAGCAATCCCTTTTGATTAGTTTTTTGTGGGTGGGGTGAGGTGTTTGTGTTcgtggtgttttgttttgttttcccttaagCCAAGTTGGTGACAATTTTACTTCCTCTCTTCAGGGCTCTCTCCaaaaaactgaacacagcacaATTCTGTCTCATTACATTTAAGATTTACTGTCCTGCCTTTCTGCAAAATACAGCTCCTCCTCCCAAGCCATGGGGGATTAACATGAAGTTGAGCTACGAAAGCTGCTACTTagatttttagaagttttaaaaagccttttgaaaggaggaaaacccTCTTGAAGGCATCTATGCCAGAGATAAGATGCTTGCTTCTACCCTTGAAAGACCGTAGGGATGCTAGAGAGTTGAGCCCCTCTACAGCCCCATGAAACGGGCTGATGAGCTCTTTGACTCCACCTTCCCATATTTACACAGCCTTCGTACAAGGGGacttaaattacattaataaagTTAATGACAAGTCTTCAATACAGGAAATAACAGGACTTGCCTCTGCCTACAGTCCCATGAGATCATTTAATTGTTCTGcatgctgttaaaataaaattaaactagtAAGAGCAGCTTTTGAACAGCTGGGTGCCTGGAGCAGTGGGAGCCTGACATCTGCCCTCTCTCCCCATGGAATTCAGGAGGCTCCTCTTCTTTTTGCAAAAACAATTGTTTCAATTATACAAATTGAAAAGAATTATcaattgattaaaaaaaaaaatcctgctttttcaggctttgttgtttgggaggaaaagaaacagatgtatGTGAGAGAGGTCTACTCAGAGAGACCTACCAAacccaacacactgctttcttttcaggatGCTCAGCCCACACGGTACCCCACAacccaggcaggctggctgccttTCAGACTCAGCCCTTTCTACTGAGTGTGACCTGCAGGGGAAGTGCTTCCATGGAGGGTGGGAGAGACACAAGTACACAGGGCTTCATACTCTTTCCAAAGAGACTGCAGTTCCCAGCACATCACATTTTTTACCTAAGcagtcaggacagctgacctgtTTTTACCTCCTTCAGCTGCGCTCTGCTACTGAAGAGCGTGCTACCAATGTCTGCTTCACAGACAGAacccctccagcaccccagccccaaaTGCTCTCACATGGATTATCTGACACCCCTGCGTGTCCTGTGGCCGTCAGTCGTGAGGTCAAGCGCGAGGCAACAAAATGCCAACACAACTTGACCAAAGCTAGGACATCAGTGTTCAGTCTTGTACCTAAGATGATGAAGAACTTCTGTCAATTTCTATGTCAGCTTGGATGAATCACCCACCGATTTCTTTCTAGGATGATCAGGGATAATGCAGCAGGGATTGCATTACCTTATGAGGAATACTTGGGGCACTAAAAACATCCGAACTGCGCAGCCCTGAAGAAATGTATGCGTGCGTGGTATTTCAGATTAGAAGGAGCCGCTAATTCCTCTTGTTCAGTTTTCACTGGTGTTCTGTCCTTGCGGCCAGGCAGCACTGAAGTCTATTTCCCCATTTTACAGGCTCGAGTAACAGACACTACCCCAGCTCACAGGGAAGGGGAGTGGATCAGTTCTGTAAGTGGTTTCACCCCAAAGGAACATGatgtggagctgctgcagagtcAGACGGGGAAccttctcagcagcagcacaaacctACCTCTCTGTCAAACATGTATTCCCCACCCCTCATATCACGAGGCTGcacacaggcagggcaggaggaaagaCTCACGCTAGGTTTTTACCGAGGAAGAAGAAATCAACACTGCAatgcaggcagcccaggctcAGGTGCTGGAAAGCAGGGGTTTCGCCCGCTCAGGGTCCAGCACGTCCTTGTTCTTGTGGGGTTCTGGGCACTGCCAGGAGCTGTTTGATCTTTGCAAAGGCCAATCCAACTCATCGCAGTGGCAACAACAAATGGAGGAAAACAGCCGAGTCTGGACCACCCGTGTACAGAGGACAAACATAATACAGTTGGCACCTCCTTGGAACGTGTTACCAATTCCCTGCAAGGGCAAGAAAGGAGTTAACCAGTGCCGTTCCTACGGGCACCCCCAAGAGAAGAGCAAACGTCCTGTCAGACTGGCTATAGTACTGCCCAACTGACAGTCGGCAACTTCCACctaaatgagaaaaacagattcagaaaaatcaacacAAAGCCGGCCAGGTGGTGCTGTCGGCGGCCGTTTccacagcctggccaggggAGGAGCCGGCCGAGCCCTGCTGACGGACAGACACACAACATTCCTGGTCCAAGCCTGCTTTTCCTGCAAGCAGCCAGCATTGCCAGACTCTCCCATTGCAGCCACGCTCTGCAGCCACcagatgctgctggagcagctggtgctgagcatcccGGATAGCGCTGGCCAGCAAGGAGCACGCGTTCTTGCAAGACACACGTTGTTTTACCGGTACACTCTGCATCCTAAGAGTGATGTTAAGAGCTACAAAACCTTATCTCCCTCCCAGATCCTCCTCCTAATGGATTTCCTGGCAAATACTTacgtgcaggacaaccaggacTGAATTTTGCACTGCAGGGGAGTTACAGAGGGTCAGAATGAATCGCACAGTGCTCCAGATGCGGAGGATGATAAAGATCACAGGGATGAGAATCAACTTCTTATCTGCTATGGAAGTCCGGGGCTGAAATGCAGGTGCTCTTGAGAGAATCGGGCGATACTCTGAGAGAGCCGCGTGCTTCCATGGAGGGTGGGAGAGACacaaaaacatgaacaaaaagcTACACACATTGGACATTTAGCTCCATGGGgttctttccaaagcaaactAAATTTTTGCATCTGGAGGGAAGTTAACAGGGACACAGCTCTGAGCACTCATCTTCAGCCACATTCAGGCCTTGCTAATGCAAACATTCCTGCTGAAGCCAGGGAGCGGCAAATAAAGGATATCCGGCCCTTATCAGAGTCTAACCAGGTCAtaacaagataaaaaaaaaaaaacaatgtgGTGCTCCACAAAATAGTTTTGCTGGGCCAGTGGCCTAGCCCCATTGCTGTTGGCTTTACCACTTTGTAAATACATGGCTAAGGGTTTGGCCTTGGGAACGCCTCTGACTGACAGAgagagaaacacacacacacacagagggagaAGACTAGCTCATCCTTCTCAAACCATTCAAGCTTTTGGCCTCCACCACAGCCAGCAAGTTCCACAAGGCATTTATGCCCATGTGAACCAGTCCTTCAGTACGTTTGTACAGAACCTGCTGCCCAGTTTCTGACCATGTACTGTCAGCAATGGGCGTCCATAGATTAGGACAAGCCAGCAAACCTCTCTATACCAGCACACGTAGACAAAACCCAGGGATGTGTGCCCTGGCTCAGGGTGGTTGGAGGCGTAAGGTCTATGAGACCTTCCTATGGTAGAAGCTACTGGAGGCACTCAGATTCCTGGGTGGGGAGAGCAGGTCAGCACAGCACAcggagcagctgctgggacacACGATGCTGACTACCAGGGTGTTAACATGGGTGAAGAGACTGAAACCCAGGATAGCCAACCTGCAGAAAACTATTCCTCCCATCATCAAGGCTACAGAGCACACACAGCTTTGATGCACAGTATTCTCCTTTAGTCCAGTGCTCCCAGTCCTGGCACCTCACCTCCTCTAGAACAGAGCTGTATAACAACATTGCACGCTGGCCCAAGCCAAACCCCGCTGAGGGCTTTCAGTGCAGCTTCCTACCTGCTTCCATGCaatcttttccatttggaaaGCCCCTAGTACACACGCCACGTGTGTCCCCCATAACAGCTATTTCCATAATTTCTCCTGCCTCTCAGACTGTGCAGAAGCCACGACTGCAAAGCCCACTTCAGCCACTAACACAGCCCAAATGCAGCCCTGGTTGCCTACTGCTCTTCCTTGAAAGTGGGAGACCGCCCAACAGTAAAGAGGCTTAGTAAGCTGGCTACCAGACTTGGGAAAATCCCTGGTGATGAAaacagagatgctccagtccagATAGCCCTGTGCGCTGCTGGAGCGGCAGTCTGAGTCACTGTCTGAGTGATGAGTGCCTGCCCTCAGCACCGCTCCTCTAAGGGTCTGGGCAGGGAGTGGGGAAGGGAGAGCGCAGTGCCCAAGAATCCCTGGCAGAGGGAGAGGGTGGGAGCCTGGCCGGGCAGGGGGTCAGGTTGCCCAGCAGTCACACTGCTATCTTTGACGGCTGCTGGAACACAGCGTCCTGTCCGATTCGTGTCAGGTGATGGTGACAGGCACTAGACCAGCAAatcctgcccagctccccctTTCCCAGGACTATTAGGACTGATTAAGACTAGGTTGTTCTTCCAACTGTCTGCAGGACCCTGCCCCAACCAGACTTGTGTTTACCACTAACTACAACTGCCATAGCTGCACCACAGCAAGCACATTTGCAGTGGCAGCATTCTCCAGAAGGACATCTGTTCAGATGTAGGTCTTTTCCCCCCTAATAcaacttaagagaaaaaaaggaatctcTGGAGGTAGTTCCTCCTGTCACTCTCAATCGATATTTCTTTATTACACAAATGTGTTCCAAATGCTGGATTCTTTGTCTTCACAAGGAACAGCAAGAAGCAAATAAGCCTCTGAATTCTGAAACCCTCCAGGGACAGGGTGTCTTCCTCtattgtgtgtgtgcagggcgTCTAATGCTATATGGTGCCCAAACTCCCAAATGAGGCTTTATACTGCTAATACAAAACAGGTATTCATAAACACAAGCTATCATTAGAGGTAAGCCCAGACACCAATCTCACGCTTGGTACAAGTGCAACTCTGTGGACGACTGATTAAAGCTGGATTTTGTCCTTCACACCCTGTTTCAATTCTTACTGTATGGATTTACATTTCACTCATATACATTCCATAACCCCCTAAGTTTTCAGAAGGCTTTTACATTCTTCTTGTGCTAAGTCACTGTGTAATCATGTTGCAGGGTGCTCGATCAGGTGTACTGCTTCTGTCAGTGGTGGGTGCATTTTGGCAGTATATGAAGCAATTGCTGCCTGTGTAGCTGCTAAATATGCAGCAAAATCTTCAGAGCATGGGAGGATAAAATCACATAGCAAGTCTGCAACTAAGttgaaagcagcaaaatactCACCGCTCTATTAATGTGCTTCTTGATGAGAATGTAGAGCACCGGCAAAGTCACATAGGCCAGTATCTCCCAAACCTTCCCCGTCAACAACATCCACAAGAGACGATCCTCTGCATCCAAGTTGACCCAACACCACCCCACAGAAACATTCGAGGCATCATAACCGATCTTCTTCAGAGCAACAGCCGCCACCGTAATGCCAAAGGGAACTCCCCAGCTGAGGAAAGAACGTGAAGAGCAGGGTTAAGCCTCAGGGTTAAGGACTCAGTTTAGTCCCTCCAGCCTCTGGGAGAATGGGTGACAGGCCAAGGGATTCTTCATCAGACAGGATGCCAGTACTTATTCCCAAACATCAACAGTCCTGCATCAGGCCGAAGGGAAGCGACTGGCATACAGGTATTGGACCGCGTGTGAACATGGACTGCAAATCCACTCCCTAAGGACCTACCCCAGGAACCTGCATCCCCAGTCCTGAAGGACAGATACATAGTGATGTGCTACACTCCAAAGTGGAACCTGGCCGGCACAGCAAGCACCTAGGGTCCAGCAGGGTGAACGGGAGACATCCCACCAGCTCCCCTTCTCCCGCTCTCCTGGATACAGGTGAAGTCAAGGATGGGACAAGGCCAGAGCACTGAACAACGTGACTCTGCTGTAGGACCCAGCCATTCAGGAGCAAGCTGGCCGATCAGAGCTTTCACAACACAAGCACCCAAATCCCACATTCTGATTCTTAAGTGACACTTGGCACATAGAGGACCAGCACACAAAGAAATCCGTAATTTTATTCCATCAgttgttgtgtgtgtttgttatgtttttaaGTGGAGGTGTAGCAAAAGGATACTTTCTGAAGGACAAAGGGCATATTTCTTCCCAAGGAAAAGCACTGGCAGTACCAGCAAAAAGCTAAGTAAGGGAAGAGGAGCCATATTCATGTAATTTGGAGCTGTGTTTTGACTTTGGCTTCCCTCTTTTGCCTATTTGCAAAGGCAAATACAGGAaagcatttagaagaaaaaataactgtgGTGACACACATGAGTTAAGTCACTCAGCAGCTTGGGCTGCCCACAGAACACCAtgaggaagaactgaaaaattcCATGAGCCCAAACGTAAAAGTGCTCGGCGCCTTCCTGGGCGCTGTTAATACCCAGGACTTTACAGGCCTGCCGCAGCCCATGACGCACAACTCACAAGTTACTCCACAACTGAAACAGTGCCCTGCCTTCAGCTGAATGCATCACTTGCCCTTCCCATATTCACCCTCAGAGAAAGGTTCTGCAGAGCCTTAACAGGGACAAGGGACACTCCAATGAATGACACAAATGCTTCAGAGACTGCTCAGACTGAGCTTCCAGCATAGCCCTCCTGGTCTCTCCAGactcaaagaaaacaaagccattACTGTATTGCTTTCATTACCTTCCTGGCTCACACTCTTATTTCACTGACAGCctgtggca
Proteins encoded:
- the GPR157 gene encoding G-protein coupled receptor 157; amino-acid sequence: MSAPLPPTELYASERAVVLVSCVLSFLGSSLLVCTHALWPELRTRPRQLLLYLSLADLLSALSYFYGVLQDFDRTSWDCVLQGALSTFSNTSSFFWTMAIALYLYVTIVRGSPTGTGLLCCFHVVSWGVPFGITVAAVALKKIGYDASNVSVGWCWVNLDAEDRLLWMLLTGKVWEILAYVTLPVLYILIKKHINRAHAALSEYRPILSRAPAFQPRTSIADKKLILIPVIFIILRIWSTVRFILTLCNSPAVQNSVLVVLHGIGNTFQGGANCIMFVLCTRVVQTRLFSSICCCHCDELDWPLQRSNSSWQCPEPHKNKDVLDPERAKPLLSST